Part of the Paeniglutamicibacter sulfureus genome, CGGTCAGCCGTGCGGTGATCTCCTCTCCCGCCAGCATCTCGGCGGCCACGTCGGTGGCCGCGAGGTTCCCCAGCCGCGCCCGCTGCTCCCTGTCGGCCGGGGCGTCGATGCGCGCATAGCTCGGGGAGCCGTGCTCGGCTGCCAGCGCGGCATAGTGCTTCGAGGGGGAAGAGCCGGTGACGGCGGTGATCTCGCTGGCCAGCAGCGCCATCAGGATTCCGTCCTTGTCGGTGGTCCAGGTGCGTCCGTCGCGGCGCAGGAAGGATGCGCCCGCGGATTCCTCGCCGCCGAACGCCCCGGAACCGTCCAGCAGCCCCGGCACGAACCACTTGAAGCCCACCGGGACCTCGACCAGGGTGCGGGCCAGTGAGGCGGCAACCCGGTCGATCATCGAGGAGGAGACCAGCGTCTTGCCGATGCCCGCCTCCGCGGACCAGCCGGTGCGGTTGGTGTAGAGGTACTCGATGGCCACGGCCAGGTAGTGGTTGGGGTTCATCAGCCCGGCATCGGGAGTGACAATGCCGTGGCGGTCCGCATCGGCGTCGTTGCCCGTGGCAATGTCGAAGGAGCTGCGGGCGGCGATCAGCGAGGCCATCGCATCGGCCGAGGAGCAGTCCATGCGGATCTTGCCGTCGGTGTCCAGGGACATGAAGGCAAAGCGCGGGTCCACGCCCGGGTTGACGACGGTGAGGTCCAGCTTGTGGGTTTCGGCGATCGCGCCCCAGTAGTCGACGGCGGCCCCGCCCATCGGGTCGGCGCCGATGCGGATGCCGGCATCGCGGATCGCGTCCAGGTCCAGCGCGGAGGGCAGGTCGTTGACGTAGGAGGACATGAAGTCAAAGGAGCCGATCTTGCCGCCCAGCCGCGCGGCGCCCAGCGGGATCCGCTTGACCCCGGCCAGCTTGGCCTCCAGCAGCTCGTTGGCGCGGTTCGCGATCCACGAGGTGGCGTCGGTGTCGGCCGGCCCGCCGTGCGGCGGGTTGTACTTCAGTCCGCCGTCGGCGGGAGGGTTGTGCGAGGGGGTGATGATGATGCCGTCGGCGCGCGGAGCGGCCGGGTCGGCGTTGTGCGCCAGGATGGCGTGGCTCAGGGCCGGCGTGGGGGTCCAGCCGGTGCGTGCATCGGCCAGGATCGACACGTCGTTTCCGGCCAGGACCTCGAGCACGGTGTCCTGTGCAGGATCCGAGAGGGCATGGGTGTCCTTGCCGACGAAGACCGGTCCGGTGATCCCGGCGCCGCGCCGGTATTGGACAATGGCCTGGGTGATGGCGGCGATGTGGTCCTCGTTGAAGGAACCGTTCAGCGAGGTGCCGCGGTGCCCGGAGGTGCCGAAGGCCACGCGCTGGGCGGGGTCGGAGGGATCCGGGTGGATGTCGAAGTACGCGTCGCGCACCGCTGGGAGATCGATCAGGTCTTGGGGCAGTGCCGGGGTCCCGGCGCGAGGATGGGCCATGCCCCCCAGTTTCTCATTGATTGCGTTGCCGTGGCCGAAGACGCCGCGGTGCGGGTTCATGATTTCGTGTCGGGCCCCGCTGTGCGTCGGTCATCCCTGCTCGGCATCCTTCACCCGGGGGACCACGCCGACGGTGTCCCAGGCATCGGCCAGCGCAAGCTCCACCTTGGAACCGGCCCCGTGGTCGCGGCGGGCCTGGAGCAGGGTCTGTTCGGCAAAGGTGCCGAAGTCCGCATCCTCAGGCAGCGCGCGCATGGCGACCACGTTGAACCACAGGGAACCGGCGGTTTCCCAGGCCTTGCCGCCCAGGGCCGTGGCAAAGAGATAAAACGCGTGGTTGGGGATGCCCGAGTTCAGGTGCACCCCGCCGTGGTCTTCGGCGGTCTCCACGTAGCCGGACATGGTCGCCGGCTGCGGGTCCCTGCCCAGGACCGGGTCGTCGTAGGCGGTTCCCGGGGCAGCCATGGAGCGCAAGCCGAGCCCCCGGACCTTGTCGGTGAACAGCCCCTCGCCGATCAGCCAGCTGGCGCTCGCCGCGTCCTGGCCGGCGGTGAACTGCTCCACGAGTGCGCCCAGGACATCGGCAATCGACTCGTTCAGCGCACCGGATTGGCCCCGGTAGGCCAGGTTGGTGGTGTGCTGCAGCAGGCCGTGCCCCAGCTCGTGGGCGATCACCGACAGGGAGGACGTCAACGACTCGAAGATCTCCCCGTCCCCGTCGCCCATCACCATTTGGGTGCCGTCCCAGAACGCGTTGGCGTAGTGCAAGCCGTAGTGCACGGTGCCGCCCAGTCCCAGGCCCAGTCCGGCGCCGTCCAGCGAGTTGAGCTTGAGCATCTCGACCAGGAACGCGTGGACCGCGCCCAGCCCGTCGAAGGCGCGGTTCGCGTCCTCATCCGCCACGGGGCCCAGGCCCTCGGTGCGGGCGTCGGTGCCGGGGGTGGTTTCGGCGCCCTGTGCGTCGCAGATGGCGCGGATCAGCCGCCCGGATGGTTCTATCAGCCGATCAAGGTCGGTGGCTGTGGTGGCCCGGTCGTGCAGCAGGGCCTGGTCCAGCAACAGGGTCCGGCGTGCCCGGGTGGCGATGCGTGCACGGGTTTCGGCCCCGGGCCCTTCCGCTTCCCCGGGTTCCGGGGGCGGGGCGATGAACTCGCGCATGCCCTCGGATGCATCCCAAGCACCGTCGCAGGCCGCCATCGACATCAGCAGGTACGGGGGTACGGCATGGTGCCGGGGGTGGGGGTCCGGATCCGGAAGCTGTGCTGCCTTGTGCATGGTGCCAACCCTCCCACCGGTTCCTGAGCGGCGAATGTGAGCATGCTGTGCCGGGCAATCGTGGCTAAACTGGGGGCCAGAGACGGTGCCGGGCCGGTGCATGAAGGTGCATGGGCAGGCGGGCACAAGTGAGGAACAGGAACCATGGGGAATCCCGAGGACGCAGCGCACGAACCAGAGAACCGGCCGTCGTTTGGGGATCCCAGCGACCCGCGCTGGTCGCACAACCCGCATGCGGCTCCGCCGCGCAATCCCTATCTGGACCAGCCGCTTGATGGCCCGCCGATTGGGCTGAACCGCGGTCCGGGCAGTCCTGGCAATGTGGGCCAGGCGGGCCAGAACGGTAACGGGCAGCCCGGCTACACGCGGCAGGGACCTGCCCAAACGGGGTCACCGCAAGCCGGTTATCCGCAGCCCGGCTACCCGGTGCAGGCCCAGCGCCCGGCCGGCGTGTTGGCCATTGTTTCGCTGGTGACCGGAATCATCGGATTGGTCAGCGTCGGGCTGTTCTTCTTCCCCCAACTGGCGGCGATTATCTGCGGCCACCTTGCCCTGCGCCGCGAACCGCACATGCGCGGTGTCGCCATTGCCGGCCTGGTCACAGGCTACCTGGGAGCCGCGATCTTCCTGCTGTGGATGGTCGTGCTCATCTTCCTGGGCAGCACGCTGGGGGCGTACGCCTACTAGGTCAGGATCCGCGGGCAAAAAGACAGCGGCCGCAACCGGCAAGAATGCCGGCTGCGGCCGCTCTCTGCGTTCGTGGCCCGCCCACCTCGTGGGAGCGGGATGCCGAGGGTCTAGCGGACCTCGCCCATCAGCCTCTTGAGGGCCGGGGTGGCCAGCAGCAGGCCAACGCCCAGCACGATGGCGGTTCCTCCGAGGGCAAGGAAATAAGTGATCTCGTTGCCCTCGGTGTAGAAACCGGCCAGGATGCCTGCCAGCGTGGTGCCCAGTGACACAGAGAGGAAGAACAGCGCGATCATCTGCGTGCCGAAGGCCGCCGGGGCCAGCTTGGTGGTGACGGACTGGCCGATGGGGCTCAGCAGCAACTCGGCCAGCGTGCAGAGCAGGAGGATGCCGACGAGCGCCGGCAGCGGCGTCTTCTCCAGCGAATTCATCGGGATGAAGACCAGGAATGCCAGGCCCACGAGAACCAGGGCCAGGGAGAACTTGACCACGGTTCCCGGCTGGCGGGTGCCCATCTTGGTCCACAGGGCGGCGAAGATGCCGGCCAGCACGATGATGAAGACAGGATTGATGGATTGGACCCAGGAGGCGGGCATCTCCCAGCCGAAGAGCGAGCGGTCCAGGCGTTCCTGCGAGTACACGGCGATGAACGTGAACTGCTGCTGGAACAGCGCCCAGAAGGCGGCCGAGGCGATGTATAGCGGGATGAAGGCGAGAACGTGCTTGCGCTCAACCGCGGAGACGCGCTTGGAACGCAGCATCAGGGTGAAGTAGATGACCGAAGCCAGGATGACGGCGTACGCAATGGTGCGTGCCAGGGACTCGGCGGTGACGATCTTCAACGCGAATGCCGCCACCACGACGACGACGAAGGCTAGGAAGCCGATCAGGTACTTCGTGCGCTCGTTGGCGGGCAGCGGGTTGCCGACCAGCTTGACCGAATCGGGCAGGTTCTTGCGGCCGCTGAGGTAGATGGCAACGCCAATGGCCATGCCGATGGCCGCTGCGGCGAAACCGAAGTGGAAGCCCCAGCGCTGCTGCAGGAATCCGGTGAGCAGCGGGCCAAGCAGGCCGCCGATGTTCACTCCCATGTAGAAGATCGAGAACCCTGCATCGCGACGGGTGTCTTCCTTGGAGTACAGGGAACCGACCAGTGCGGTGGCGTTGGCCTTCAACCCGCCCGAGCCCACGGCAACAAGGACCAGGCCGACGGCCAACCCGGTCGCGCCGGGAAGGGCTGCCAGCGCAATGTGTCCGCCCATGATCAGGAAGGCGGAGCAGAGCAGGACCTTTTCGGATCCCAGCAGGCGGTCCGCGAGCCAGGCGCCAAGAATGGTGCTCAGGTAGACGGCTCCGCCATACGCGCCGACCAGCGACAGCGCCAGGTCCTGGGGGATCCCGAGTCCGCCATCGGTGACGGAGAAGTACATGTAGTACGCGAGGATCGCTTGCATCCCGTAGAACGAGAAGCGTTCCCACATCTCGATGCTGAACAAATTCGAAAGCGTTTTGGGGTGGCCAAAGAAGCCGGTCGAGGACGGATCCTTCAGCGAGGTGGATATAGACATGTCATCAATTTTTCGCCCGTGATGCGCGTCATGCCCACTTTGTAGATCAATCTCACATTTCGGACAGTTGTTGCGCCAGGGCCAGGAGCTGGCTTTCCGACCCCGCCCGGCCAATCAGTTGCACGCCCATTGACAGGCCGTTGGCCGTCGTGAACGTCGGTACCGTGATCGCCGGAAGGCCCGAGACGTTCACCATGGATGTGTAGGGGGTGTACTGGCATTGGCGCATGTAGTCGGTGTCTGCGTCCTGCGAGGTGTAGAAGCCGATTGCCGGGGGAGTGGACGCCATGGCGGGAGTCAGCACCACGTCGTAGCGGCCCCACTGCGTGCGGAAATCCGAGGCAATCTCCGTCAGGCGGCGGGCCGCCGCCACGGAGGTCATCAGGTCGCGGTGCGTGGCGCGTTCGCGGAACGACCGTGCCAGGGTGCCCAGTTTCGCTTCACTGCCCGCCGGGATGGGAGCCGCCGCAAGGCCGCCGGTCCACACCGTGGAAAACGTCTCGGGGTAGGCCGCATCGTAGAAGATCTCGGCTTCCTCAAGATGGTGGCCCCGGGCGCCGAGCGCCCTGATCCCATGGTTGAGCGCCGCGTGGGCGTCGGGAGCGAGCTTGATTTCGTACGCCGAGGCAAAGGGGCTGTCGGTGCTGACCCCGATCCGCAGGCCGCGCAGGGCATCGACGGCACCGTCTCGCAGGGCATCCAGATAAGTTTCGCGCGTGGGGTCGACCATGGCATCCATGAGCAGTGCCGCATCCAGGGCGGTGCGGGCCAAGGGTCCGGAAACGGTGAGCCGAGGTGCACCGAAGGCGTCGAGGGTGCCGTCCAGGACGTCGCTGGGGATGGTGCCCATGCCGGGCTTCAGCCCAATCAGGGCGCAGGCCGAGGCCGGGATGCGGACCGAGCCCCCGCCGTCGCTGCCTGGACCAAAGGGCAGCATCCCGGCCGCCACGGCCGCCGCTTCTCCGCCGCTGGAACCACCGGCGGACAATGCCGGGTTCATCGGGTTCCGGGCAGGCGGCGCCACATCGTTTTCCGAATGGCAGCTCAACCCGAACTCGGGCACCTGGGTCTTGCCCAGCGAAATTGCGCCAGCCCGCGACAGCGTGGCCACCAGGGGCGAGTCCTTTGTGGCAACGGCGGGGCCGAATGCGGCGGTTCCGAAGCCGGTCGGCACGCCCGCCACGTCCAGCAGGTCCTTGTAGGCCAGCGGCATCCCGTTGAGCATCCCCACGGGCTCCCCGGCGGCATAAAGCGCATCGGAGTTAGCGGCCGCGGTCATTGCCTGCTCCGCGGTGACGGTGACGAACGATCCCAGGACGGGGTTGAGTTCCTCGATCCGCCCCAGATAGTGCCCGACCGCATCGCGTGCAGACAGATCCCCGCGGCGCAGCGCATCGCGAAGTTCCAACGCGGTCATTTCGGCAATCTCGGACATCAACGACTCCTTCTGTGGTGATGGAGCACCAATGCCTTCCGGCAGCGGTCCCCACCACCGATCGTAGTACGGCTCGATGCCCGCCAACGCGGGTGCGGTGCGGCGCAACATCCGCTTCACCGAATCCATGGCCCATCACGCCCGGGCGCTAGGCTGTTGGGCAACACAACAACTGGTGAGCCAAAGGAGAGTCATGAGTGATTTTGAAACGGTATCGGTCGATCAGGTTCCCGCCGACGCGTTGATCCTTGACGTCCGCGAAGAGTACGAATGGGTCGAGGGACACGCCACGGGCGCCGTTCACATCCCGCTCGCCGACCTGCCGCTGCGCCTCGAGGAACTTGACCC contains:
- the pgm gene encoding phosphoglucomutase (alpha-D-glucose-1,6-bisphosphate-dependent) → MAHPRAGTPALPQDLIDLPAVRDAYFDIHPDPSDPAQRVAFGTSGHRGTSLNGSFNEDHIAAITQAIVQYRRGAGITGPVFVGKDTHALSDPAQDTVLEVLAGNDVSILADARTGWTPTPALSHAILAHNADPAAPRADGIIITPSHNPPADGGLKYNPPHGGPADTDATSWIANRANELLEAKLAGVKRIPLGAARLGGKIGSFDFMSSYVNDLPSALDLDAIRDAGIRIGADPMGGAAVDYWGAIAETHKLDLTVVNPGVDPRFAFMSLDTDGKIRMDCSSADAMASLIAARSSFDIATGNDADADRHGIVTPDAGLMNPNHYLAVAIEYLYTNRTGWSAEAGIGKTLVSSSMIDRVAASLARTLVEVPVGFKWFVPGLLDGSGAFGGEESAGASFLRRDGRTWTTDKDGILMALLASEITAVTGSSPSKHYAALAAEHGSPSYARIDAPADREQRARLGNLAATDVAAEMLAGEEITARLTEAPGNGAKIGGLKVTTQNAWFAARPSGTEDKYKIYAESFLGDEHLARVQAEAKDIVSAVLG
- a CDS encoding peptide MFS transporter, coding for MSISTSLKDPSSTGFFGHPKTLSNLFSIEMWERFSFYGMQAILAYYMYFSVTDGGLGIPQDLALSLVGAYGGAVYLSTILGAWLADRLLGSEKVLLCSAFLIMGGHIALAALPGATGLAVGLVLVAVGSGGLKANATALVGSLYSKEDTRRDAGFSIFYMGVNIGGLLGPLLTGFLQQRWGFHFGFAAAAIGMAIGVAIYLSGRKNLPDSVKLVGNPLPANERTKYLIGFLAFVVVVVAAFALKIVTAESLARTIAYAVILASVIYFTLMLRSKRVSAVERKHVLAFIPLYIASAAFWALFQQQFTFIAVYSQERLDRSLFGWEMPASWVQSINPVFIIVLAGIFAALWTKMGTRQPGTVVKFSLALVLVGLAFLVFIPMNSLEKTPLPALVGILLLCTLAELLLSPIGQSVTTKLAPAAFGTQMIALFFLSVSLGTTLAGILAGFYTEGNEITYFLALGGTAIVLGVGLLLATPALKRLMGEVR
- a CDS encoding DUF4190 domain-containing protein, with product MGNPEDAAHEPENRPSFGDPSDPRWSHNPHAAPPRNPYLDQPLDGPPIGLNRGPGSPGNVGQAGQNGNGQPGYTRQGPAQTGSPQAGYPQPGYPVQAQRPAGVLAIVSLVTGIIGLVSVGLFFFPQLAAIICGHLALRREPHMRGVAIAGLVTGYLGAAIFLLWMVVLIFLGSTLGAYAY
- a CDS encoding M4 family metallopeptidase; translated protein: MHKAAQLPDPDPHPRHHAVPPYLLMSMAACDGAWDASEGMREFIAPPPEPGEAEGPGAETRARIATRARRTLLLDQALLHDRATTATDLDRLIEPSGRLIRAICDAQGAETTPGTDARTEGLGPVADEDANRAFDGLGAVHAFLVEMLKLNSLDGAGLGLGLGGTVHYGLHYANAFWDGTQMVMGDGDGEIFESLTSSLSVIAHELGHGLLQHTTNLAYRGQSGALNESIADVLGALVEQFTAGQDAASASWLIGEGLFTDKVRGLGLRSMAAPGTAYDDPVLGRDPQPATMSGYVETAEDHGGVHLNSGIPNHAFYLFATALGGKAWETAGSLWFNVVAMRALPEDADFGTFAEQTLLQARRDHGAGSKVELALADAWDTVGVVPRVKDAEQG
- a CDS encoding amidase, translated to MSEIAEMTALELRDALRRGDLSARDAVGHYLGRIEELNPVLGSFVTVTAEQAMTAAANSDALYAAGEPVGMLNGMPLAYKDLLDVAGVPTGFGTAAFGPAVATKDSPLVATLSRAGAISLGKTQVPEFGLSCHSENDVAPPARNPMNPALSAGGSSGGEAAAVAAGMLPFGPGSDGGGSVRIPASACALIGLKPGMGTIPSDVLDGTLDAFGAPRLTVSGPLARTALDAALLMDAMVDPTRETYLDALRDGAVDALRGLRIGVSTDSPFASAYEIKLAPDAHAALNHGIRALGARGHHLEEAEIFYDAAYPETFSTVWTGGLAAAPIPAGSEAKLGTLARSFRERATHRDLMTSVAAARRLTEIASDFRTQWGRYDVVLTPAMASTPPAIGFYTSQDADTDYMRQCQYTPYTSMVNVSGLPAITVPTFTTANGLSMGVQLIGRAGSESQLLALAQQLSEM